Proteins co-encoded in one Plasmodium berghei ANKA genome assembly, chromosome: 11 genomic window:
- a CDS encoding prefoldin subunit 6, putative produces the protein MSQDKITKLIKEINTLKSSCEKINFQLEELITQKVENEILLEEVKNLEKDAILHKLTGLVLVREEKTKCYDTITRRIHYISGEIESRKKVISNSEEKLKKLFSDLEAYSNQRKIAIPQA, from the exons atgtCCCAGGATAAAATCACTAAATTAATTAAGGAAATAAATACCCTAAAATCaa gttgtgaaaaaattaattttcaATTAGAAGAATTAATAACTCAAAAGGTAGAAAATGAAATCCTCCTTGAA gaagttaaaaatttagaaaaagatGCTATTCTTCACAAATTAACAGGATTAGTATTAGTTCGtgaagaaaaaacaaaatgttACGATACAATAACAAGAAGAATACATTATATTTCTGGGGAAAt TGAAAGCCGGAAAAAAGTTATTAGCAACTCAGaggaaaaattaaaaaaactttttagtgat TTGGAAGCCTATTCAAACCAAAGGAAAATCGCCATTCCACaagcataa
- a CDS encoding CDK-activating kinase assembly factor MAT1, putative, whose protein sequence is MDEYKCSLCLDDIYINTEKKLFLFDICKHKICGECLENHLNKHNKQHCPRCKIAITKKNVVPFDIEEKIYSNQKNIRSKLTEIFNKKRHNFQNTPLYNNYLEKIEDIIFMLTNECDEKKRKIIEAYIKKYEKENIKLIEENNSLIYENEKKKIHEIVKEEGNLYEIIKQRPIVNKLNNEAYVHSLVKENPKLFNEIKVTNISESQPQPLNPAIRNDTDIPIRKFVSEEEIKKSDYSGGYDISIVFKRCDQEFNSTIYLNI, encoded by the coding sequence ATGGATGAGTATAAATGTTCCTTATGTTTGGAtgacatatatataaatactgAAAAGAAACTATTCttatttgatatatgtaaacataaaatatgtgGGGAATGTTTAGAAAACCATTTGAATAAACACAATAAGCAGCATTGCCCACGTTGTAAAATAGctataacaaaaaaaaatgtagtTCCATTTGAtatagaagaaaaaatatattccaatcagaaaaatataagaagTAAATTAActgaaatatttaataaaaaaagacataattttcaaaatacacccttatataataattatttagaaaaaattgaagatataatttttatgctAACAAATGAAtgtgatgaaaaaaaacgtAAAATTATCGAagcatatattaaaaaatatgaaaaagaaaatataaaattaatagaagaaaataattctcttatatatgaaaatgaaaaaaaaaaaattcatgaAATTGTTAAGGAAGAAGGGAACCTATATGAGATAATTAAACAAAGACCTattgtaaataaattaaataacgAAGCATATGTCCATTCACTAGTTAAAGAAAACcccaaattatttaatgaGATTAAAGTAACTAATATTTCTGAATCACAACCACAGCCATTAAACCCTGCCATCAGAAATGATACGGATATACCTATACGTAAATTTGTTTCAGAAGaggaaattaaaaaatctGACTATTCAGGAGGATATGATATTTCTATTGTTTTTAAGAGATGTGATCAGGAATTTAATTCTACTATATATCTCAATATATAG
- a CDS encoding glutathione synthetase: MEKEINNFYEIIQKEIINYFLVPKGKNEYLSYERINILIQDLVASLNSNGYFIYAKSINDEKRVINYNTVLSSPPKLFSFILLPQKLNIDLLNLCKKCTLLFSEIFDNIVCDLPFLLNALENIKGNDEFSKKIIDICEKVYLSKENGRNINNDIRCIIGRSDYMKHDGNLGNDSEIKQIEYNTISVAFGNLSSIIFEAHKNMIKEIYKEYFPYMTEQNKEEIFEILDKKFDNNFLQGISTCIEKSHNIYIENTNKLKNNKIVTICILHDDDINSFDKYQTKCELNKLGISQRYFTVKQLQNLFEKKKIFLNYTNETLNESIDRLINNINGCNEKNIRPGKLMINLNDDDINGNIFEQYKKNIFEVSVIYFRALYSPLHYNEIVWKLREMLEFSDAVKIPSLPYQLVGLKKIQMLLLDDEILRKYISIDLNKNKKSEEQILNDMSTLKKTFALQIDPSLNKHSDIISYAIKNENKFILKPQREGGQNNLHGNDVKEKLMLYYKPEEKNKLSFYVLMEKLFPSPFPTIHCRIKEINKNYEQKMNPLSEENQLQKKNSNYCDEENTQFIEFSLEQSISEFGFFHNIIFFKDKNILNEQKGYLVRTKNVNENEGGAICGISSLDSVFLV, from the coding sequence atggaaaaagaaataaacaatttttatgaaattattcaaaaggaaataataaattatttcctTGTACCAAAgggaaaaaatgaatatttaagTTACgaaagaataaatatattgattCAAGATTTAGTAGCTTCATTAAATTCTAAtggttattttatttatgcaaAATCAATTAACGACGAAAAAAGAGTAATAAATTACAATACAGTTTTATCTTCCCCTCCTAAGCTGTTTTCTTTCATATTATTGCcccaaaaattaaatatagatttattaaatttatgcAAAAAATGTACATTACTTTTTTCCGaaatttttgataatatagTTTGTGATCtaccttttttattaaacgcattagaaaatataaaaggaaatgatgaattttctaaaaaaataatagacaTATGTGAAAAAGTATATCTAAGTAAAGAAAACggaagaaatataaataacgaTATTCGATGTATAATTGGTAGATCAGATTATATGAAACATGATGGAAATTTAGGAAATGATAgtgaaataaaacaaatagaATATAACACAATATCAGTAGCTTTTGGTAATTTGTcaagtattatttttgaagcgcataaaaatatgataaaagaaatatataaagaatattttcCTTACATGACCGAGcaaaataaagaagaaatatttgaaattttagacaaaaaatttgataaCAATTTTCTTCAAGGTATTTCTACCTGTATAGAGAAAtctcataatatatatattgaaaatactaataaattaaaaaataataaaatagtaaCTATTTGTATATTACATGATGATGATATAAACAGTTTTGATAAATATCAAACGAAATGTGAGCTAAACAAATTAGGAATTAGTCAAAGATATTTTACAGTAAAACAATTGCAAAacttatttgaaaaaaaaaaaatattcttaaATTACACAAATGAAACATTGAACGAATCTATAGATCGacttataaataatattaatggatgtaatgaaaaaaacataagACCTGGaaaattaatgataaatttaaacgatgatgatataaatggtaatatatttgaacaatataaaaaaaatattttcgaAGTTAgtgtaatttattttcgAGCCTTATATTCACCTTTAcattataatgaaattgTATGGAAATTAAGAGAAATGTTAGAATTTAGTGATGCTGTTAAAATTCCTTCTTTGCCTTATCAGTTAGTTGGGTTAAAAAAGATTcaaatgttattattagatgatgaaatattaagaaaatatatttctattgatttaaataaaaataaaaaatcagaAGAACAAATATTGAATGATATGAGCAcgttaaaaaaaacgttTGCTTTACAAATCGATCCATCATTAAATAAACATTCTGATATTATTTCTTATGCAATTAAAAATGAGAATAAATTTATACTAAAACCCCAAAGAGAAGGTggacaaaataatttgcaTGGTAATGATGTTAAGGAAAAGTTAATGCTTTATTATAAAccagaagaaaaaaataaattatctttttatgttttaatggaaaaattatttccatCCCCATTTCCAACTATTCATTGTAGAATAAAAgagataaataaaaattatgaacaaaaaatgaaccCTTTATCTGAAGAAAAtcaattacaaaaaaaaaattcgaaTTATTGTGATGAGGAAAATACACAATTTATCGAATTTTCACTTGAACAGTCAATTTCTGAATTTGGATTTTTTcacaatattattttttttaaggaTAAGAATATACtaaatgaacaaaaagGATATTTAGTTAGAACTAAAAATGTAAACGAAAATGAAGGGGGGGCTATATGTGGTATATCATCTCTGGATTCTGTTTTCTTggtataa